One genomic segment of Coffea arabica cultivar ET-39 chromosome 6e, Coffea Arabica ET-39 HiFi, whole genome shotgun sequence includes these proteins:
- the LOC113696185 gene encoding kihadalactone A synthase LFS-like isoform X7, protein MDEVFSQSKRFFSLLLDEKMKLLRNEKNRGYTPLLDEHLDPVNQIHGDYKEGYYIGVEVPEDDPQAEKPFHGPNLWPTADILPGWRETMERYHREALEVARAVARIIALALDLDGNFFDQSEMLGDPIAILRLLHYEGKISEPERGIYGAGAHSDFGLLTLLATDDVIGLQICKGKHVEPQIWEYVSPVKGAFIVNLGDLLERWSNCSFRSTLHRVLVSGQERYSIAFFVLPSFNCVVKCLPTCQSEDNPPKFPPITCGAYLVQRYEDTHADLSS, encoded by the exons ATGGATGAGGTCTTTTCTCAAAGCAAAAGGTTCTTTAGTCTACTTCTTGATGAAAAGATGAAGCTTCTCAGGAATGAAAAAAACCGTGGTTACACTCCTCTTCTAGATGAGCATCTGGATCCTGTCAACCAGATACATG GAGATTATAAAGAAGGATATTACATTGGTGTGGAAGTACCAGAAGATGATCCGCAAGCCGAAAAACCATTTCATGGACCAAACTTGTGGCCTACGGCAG ATATTTTGCCTGGATGGAGAGAAACTATGGAGAGATACCACCGTGAAGCACT TGAGGTTGCAAGGGCAGTTGCTAGAATTATAGCCCTAGCACTTGACCTGGATGGAAACTTTTTTGATCAATCAGAAATGCTAGGCGATCCTATTGCAATTTTGCGGCTGCTACATTATGAAG GTAAAATCTCTGAACCAGAGAGAGGAATATATGGTGCAGGTGCCCACAGTGACTTTGGCTTGCTTACCTTGTTAGCCACAGATGATGTCATTGGTCTTCAG ATATGCAAGGGCAAGCATGTTGAGCCTCAGATTTGGGAATACGTGTCACCAGTAAAAGG AGCATTTATTGTGAATCTCGGAGATTTACTGGAGCGCTGGAGCAATTGTTCTTTTAG GTCAACACTACATCGAGTCTTGGTTAGTGGTCAAGAAAGATATTCT ATTGCTTTCTTCGTGCTGCCCAGTTTCAATTGTGTTGTCAAATGCCTGCCAACCTGCCAGTCAGAGGATAATCCTCCGAA GTTCCCACCCATCACATGTGGAGCTTACTTGGTGCAGAGATATGAAGATACGCATGCTGATCTGAGCTCCTAG
- the LOC113696185 gene encoding azadirone synthase LFS-like isoform X5, which yields MNFDERKLPAASANMAALNCIDLSDSDIQKSVSLLRQACLDSGFFYVVNHGIRPEFMDEVFSQSKRFFSLLLDEKMKLLRNEKNRGYTPLLDEHLDPVNQIHGDYKEGYYIGVEVPEDDPQAEKPFHGPNLWPTADILPGWRETMERYHREALEVARAVARIIALALDLDGNFFDQSEMLGDPIAILRLLHYEGKISEPERGIYGAGAHSDFGLLTLLATDDVIGLQICKGKHVEPQIWEYVSPVKGAFIVNLGDLLERWSNCSFRLLSSCCPVSIVLSNACQPASQRIILRKI from the exons ATGAATTTCGACGAACGAAAGCTTCCGGCAGCATCTGCAAATATGGCGGCACTGAATTGTATAGACCTCTCTGATTCCGACATACAAAAATCTGTTTCTCTCCTCAGACAG GCTTGCTTGGACTCTGGATTTTTTTATGTAGTCAATCATGGTATCAGACCAGAATTTATGGATGAGGTCTTTTCTCAAAGCAAAAGGTTCTTTAGTCTACTTCTTGATGAAAAGATGAAGCTTCTCAGGAATGAAAAAAACCGTGGTTACACTCCTCTTCTAGATGAGCATCTGGATCCTGTCAACCAGATACATG GAGATTATAAAGAAGGATATTACATTGGTGTGGAAGTACCAGAAGATGATCCGCAAGCCGAAAAACCATTTCATGGACCAAACTTGTGGCCTACGGCAG ATATTTTGCCTGGATGGAGAGAAACTATGGAGAGATACCACCGTGAAGCACT TGAGGTTGCAAGGGCAGTTGCTAGAATTATAGCCCTAGCACTTGACCTGGATGGAAACTTTTTTGATCAATCAGAAATGCTAGGCGATCCTATTGCAATTTTGCGGCTGCTACATTATGAAG GTAAAATCTCTGAACCAGAGAGAGGAATATATGGTGCAGGTGCCCACAGTGACTTTGGCTTGCTTACCTTGTTAGCCACAGATGATGTCATTGGTCTTCAG ATATGCAAGGGCAAGCATGTTGAGCCTCAGATTTGGGAATACGTGTCACCAGTAAAAGG AGCATTTATTGTGAATCTCGGAGATTTACTGGAGCGCTGGAGCAATTGTTCTTTTAG ATTGCTTTCTTCGTGCTGCCCAGTTTCAATTGTGTTGTCAAATGCCTGCCAACCTGCCAGTCAGAGGATAATCCTCCGAA AGATATGA
- the LOC113696185 gene encoding azadirone synthase LFS-like isoform X8 → MNFDERKLPAASANMAALNCIDLSDSDIQKSVSLLRQACLDSGFFYVVNHGIRPEFMDEVFSQSKRFFSLLLDEKMKLLRNEKNRGYTPLLDEHLDPVNQIHGDYKEGYYIGVEVPEDDPQAEKPFHGPNLWPTADILPGWRETMERYHREALEVARAVARIIALALDLDGNFFDQSEMLGDPIAILRLLHYEGKISEPERGIYGAGAHSDFGLLTLLATDDVIGLQICKGKHVEPQIWEYVSPVKGFPPITCGAYLVQRYEDTHADLSS, encoded by the exons ATGAATTTCGACGAACGAAAGCTTCCGGCAGCATCTGCAAATATGGCGGCACTGAATTGTATAGACCTCTCTGATTCCGACATACAAAAATCTGTTTCTCTCCTCAGACAG GCTTGCTTGGACTCTGGATTTTTTTATGTAGTCAATCATGGTATCAGACCAGAATTTATGGATGAGGTCTTTTCTCAAAGCAAAAGGTTCTTTAGTCTACTTCTTGATGAAAAGATGAAGCTTCTCAGGAATGAAAAAAACCGTGGTTACACTCCTCTTCTAGATGAGCATCTGGATCCTGTCAACCAGATACATG GAGATTATAAAGAAGGATATTACATTGGTGTGGAAGTACCAGAAGATGATCCGCAAGCCGAAAAACCATTTCATGGACCAAACTTGTGGCCTACGGCAG ATATTTTGCCTGGATGGAGAGAAACTATGGAGAGATACCACCGTGAAGCACT TGAGGTTGCAAGGGCAGTTGCTAGAATTATAGCCCTAGCACTTGACCTGGATGGAAACTTTTTTGATCAATCAGAAATGCTAGGCGATCCTATTGCAATTTTGCGGCTGCTACATTATGAAG GTAAAATCTCTGAACCAGAGAGAGGAATATATGGTGCAGGTGCCCACAGTGACTTTGGCTTGCTTACCTTGTTAGCCACAGATGATGTCATTGGTCTTCAG ATATGCAAGGGCAAGCATGTTGAGCCTCAGATTTGGGAATACGTGTCACCAGTAAAAGG GTTCCCACCCATCACATGTGGAGCTTACTTGGTGCAGAGATATGAAGATACGCATGCTGATCTGAGCTCCTAG
- the LOC113696185 gene encoding kihadalactone A synthase LFS-like isoform X1 produces the protein MNFDERKLPAASANMAALNCIDLSDSDIQKSVSLLRQACLDSGFFYVVNHGIRPEFMDEVFSQSKRFFSLLLDEKMKLLRNEKNRGYTPLLDEHLDPVNQIHGDYKEGYYIGVEVPEDDPQAEKPFHGPNLWPTADILPGWRETMERYHREALEVARAVARIIALALDLDGNFFDQSEMLGDPIAILRLLHYEGKISEPERGIYGAGAHSDFGLLTLLATDDVIGLQICKGKHVEPQIWEYVSPVKGAFIVNLGDLLERWSNCSFRSTLHRVLVSGQERYSIAFFVLPSFNCVVKCLPTCQSEDNPPKFPPITCGAYLVQRYEDTHADLSS, from the exons ATGAATTTCGACGAACGAAAGCTTCCGGCAGCATCTGCAAATATGGCGGCACTGAATTGTATAGACCTCTCTGATTCCGACATACAAAAATCTGTTTCTCTCCTCAGACAG GCTTGCTTGGACTCTGGATTTTTTTATGTAGTCAATCATGGTATCAGACCAGAATTTATGGATGAGGTCTTTTCTCAAAGCAAAAGGTTCTTTAGTCTACTTCTTGATGAAAAGATGAAGCTTCTCAGGAATGAAAAAAACCGTGGTTACACTCCTCTTCTAGATGAGCATCTGGATCCTGTCAACCAGATACATG GAGATTATAAAGAAGGATATTACATTGGTGTGGAAGTACCAGAAGATGATCCGCAAGCCGAAAAACCATTTCATGGACCAAACTTGTGGCCTACGGCAG ATATTTTGCCTGGATGGAGAGAAACTATGGAGAGATACCACCGTGAAGCACT TGAGGTTGCAAGGGCAGTTGCTAGAATTATAGCCCTAGCACTTGACCTGGATGGAAACTTTTTTGATCAATCAGAAATGCTAGGCGATCCTATTGCAATTTTGCGGCTGCTACATTATGAAG GTAAAATCTCTGAACCAGAGAGAGGAATATATGGTGCAGGTGCCCACAGTGACTTTGGCTTGCTTACCTTGTTAGCCACAGATGATGTCATTGGTCTTCAG ATATGCAAGGGCAAGCATGTTGAGCCTCAGATTTGGGAATACGTGTCACCAGTAAAAGG AGCATTTATTGTGAATCTCGGAGATTTACTGGAGCGCTGGAGCAATTGTTCTTTTAG GTCAACACTACATCGAGTCTTGGTTAGTGGTCAAGAAAGATATTCT ATTGCTTTCTTCGTGCTGCCCAGTTTCAATTGTGTTGTCAAATGCCTGCCAACCTGCCAGTCAGAGGATAATCCTCCGAA GTTCCCACCCATCACATGTGGAGCTTACTTGGTGCAGAGATATGAAGATACGCATGCTGATCTGAGCTCCTAG
- the LOC113696185 gene encoding azadirone synthase LFS-like isoform X6: MNFDERKLPAASANMAALNCIDLSDSDIQKSVSLLRQACLDSGFFYVVNHGIRPEFMDEVFSQSKRFFSLLLDEKMKLLRNEKNRGYTPLLDEHLDPVNQIHGDYKEGYYIGVEVPEDDPQAEKPFHGPNLWPTADILPGWRETMERYHREALEVARAVARIIALALDLDGNFFDQSEMLGDPIAILRLLHYEGKISEPERGIYGAGAHSDFGLLTLLATDDVIGLQICKGKHVEPQIWEYVSPVKGLLSSCCPVSIVLSNACQPASQRIILRSSHPSHVELTWCRDMKIRMLI, translated from the exons ATGAATTTCGACGAACGAAAGCTTCCGGCAGCATCTGCAAATATGGCGGCACTGAATTGTATAGACCTCTCTGATTCCGACATACAAAAATCTGTTTCTCTCCTCAGACAG GCTTGCTTGGACTCTGGATTTTTTTATGTAGTCAATCATGGTATCAGACCAGAATTTATGGATGAGGTCTTTTCTCAAAGCAAAAGGTTCTTTAGTCTACTTCTTGATGAAAAGATGAAGCTTCTCAGGAATGAAAAAAACCGTGGTTACACTCCTCTTCTAGATGAGCATCTGGATCCTGTCAACCAGATACATG GAGATTATAAAGAAGGATATTACATTGGTGTGGAAGTACCAGAAGATGATCCGCAAGCCGAAAAACCATTTCATGGACCAAACTTGTGGCCTACGGCAG ATATTTTGCCTGGATGGAGAGAAACTATGGAGAGATACCACCGTGAAGCACT TGAGGTTGCAAGGGCAGTTGCTAGAATTATAGCCCTAGCACTTGACCTGGATGGAAACTTTTTTGATCAATCAGAAATGCTAGGCGATCCTATTGCAATTTTGCGGCTGCTACATTATGAAG GTAAAATCTCTGAACCAGAGAGAGGAATATATGGTGCAGGTGCCCACAGTGACTTTGGCTTGCTTACCTTGTTAGCCACAGATGATGTCATTGGTCTTCAG ATATGCAAGGGCAAGCATGTTGAGCCTCAGATTTGGGAATACGTGTCACCAGTAAAAGG ATTGCTTTCTTCGTGCTGCCCAGTTTCAATTGTGTTGTCAAATGCCTGCCAACCTGCCAGTCAGAGGATAATCCTCCGAA GTTCCCACCCATCACATGTGGAGCTTACTTGGTGCAGAGATATGAAGATACGCATGCTGATCTGA
- the LOC113696185 gene encoding azadirone synthase LFS-like isoform X4 — protein sequence MNFDERKLPAASANMAALNCIDLSDSDIQKSVSLLRQACLDSGFFYVVNHGIRPEFMDEVFSQSKRFFSLLLDEKMKLLRNEKNRGYTPLLDEHLDPVNQIHGDYKEGYYIGVEVPEDDPQAEKPFHGPNLWPTADILPGWRETMERYHREALEVARAVARIIALALDLDGNFFDQSEMLGDPIAILRLLHYEGKISEPERGIYGAGAHSDFGLLTLLATDDVIGLQICKGKHVEPQIWEYVSPVKGSTLHRVLVSGQERYSIAFFVLPSFNCVVKCLPTCQSEDNPPKFPPITCGAYLVQRYEDTHADLSS from the exons ATGAATTTCGACGAACGAAAGCTTCCGGCAGCATCTGCAAATATGGCGGCACTGAATTGTATAGACCTCTCTGATTCCGACATACAAAAATCTGTTTCTCTCCTCAGACAG GCTTGCTTGGACTCTGGATTTTTTTATGTAGTCAATCATGGTATCAGACCAGAATTTATGGATGAGGTCTTTTCTCAAAGCAAAAGGTTCTTTAGTCTACTTCTTGATGAAAAGATGAAGCTTCTCAGGAATGAAAAAAACCGTGGTTACACTCCTCTTCTAGATGAGCATCTGGATCCTGTCAACCAGATACATG GAGATTATAAAGAAGGATATTACATTGGTGTGGAAGTACCAGAAGATGATCCGCAAGCCGAAAAACCATTTCATGGACCAAACTTGTGGCCTACGGCAG ATATTTTGCCTGGATGGAGAGAAACTATGGAGAGATACCACCGTGAAGCACT TGAGGTTGCAAGGGCAGTTGCTAGAATTATAGCCCTAGCACTTGACCTGGATGGAAACTTTTTTGATCAATCAGAAATGCTAGGCGATCCTATTGCAATTTTGCGGCTGCTACATTATGAAG GTAAAATCTCTGAACCAGAGAGAGGAATATATGGTGCAGGTGCCCACAGTGACTTTGGCTTGCTTACCTTGTTAGCCACAGATGATGTCATTGGTCTTCAG ATATGCAAGGGCAAGCATGTTGAGCCTCAGATTTGGGAATACGTGTCACCAGTAAAAGG GTCAACACTACATCGAGTCTTGGTTAGTGGTCAAGAAAGATATTCT ATTGCTTTCTTCGTGCTGCCCAGTTTCAATTGTGTTGTCAAATGCCTGCCAACCTGCCAGTCAGAGGATAATCCTCCGAA GTTCCCACCCATCACATGTGGAGCTTACTTGGTGCAGAGATATGAAGATACGCATGCTGATCTGAGCTCCTAG
- the LOC113696185 gene encoding azadirone synthase LFS-like isoform X2, which translates to MNFDERKLPAASANMAALNCIDLSDSDIQKSVSLLRQACLDSGFFYVVNHGIRPEFMDEVFSQSKRFFSLLLDEKMKLLRNEKNRGYTPLLDEHLDPVNQIHGDYKEGYYIGVEVPEDDPQAEKPFHGPNLWPTADILPGWRETMERYHREALEVARAVARIIALALDLDGNFFDQSEMLGDPIAILRLLHYEGKISEPERGIYGAGAHSDFGLLTLLATDDVIGLQICKGKHVEPQIWEYVSPVKGAFIVNLGDLLERWSNCSFRSTLHRVLVSGQERYSIAFFVLPSFNCVVKCLPTCQSEDNPPKDMKIRMLI; encoded by the exons ATGAATTTCGACGAACGAAAGCTTCCGGCAGCATCTGCAAATATGGCGGCACTGAATTGTATAGACCTCTCTGATTCCGACATACAAAAATCTGTTTCTCTCCTCAGACAG GCTTGCTTGGACTCTGGATTTTTTTATGTAGTCAATCATGGTATCAGACCAGAATTTATGGATGAGGTCTTTTCTCAAAGCAAAAGGTTCTTTAGTCTACTTCTTGATGAAAAGATGAAGCTTCTCAGGAATGAAAAAAACCGTGGTTACACTCCTCTTCTAGATGAGCATCTGGATCCTGTCAACCAGATACATG GAGATTATAAAGAAGGATATTACATTGGTGTGGAAGTACCAGAAGATGATCCGCAAGCCGAAAAACCATTTCATGGACCAAACTTGTGGCCTACGGCAG ATATTTTGCCTGGATGGAGAGAAACTATGGAGAGATACCACCGTGAAGCACT TGAGGTTGCAAGGGCAGTTGCTAGAATTATAGCCCTAGCACTTGACCTGGATGGAAACTTTTTTGATCAATCAGAAATGCTAGGCGATCCTATTGCAATTTTGCGGCTGCTACATTATGAAG GTAAAATCTCTGAACCAGAGAGAGGAATATATGGTGCAGGTGCCCACAGTGACTTTGGCTTGCTTACCTTGTTAGCCACAGATGATGTCATTGGTCTTCAG ATATGCAAGGGCAAGCATGTTGAGCCTCAGATTTGGGAATACGTGTCACCAGTAAAAGG AGCATTTATTGTGAATCTCGGAGATTTACTGGAGCGCTGGAGCAATTGTTCTTTTAG GTCAACACTACATCGAGTCTTGGTTAGTGGTCAAGAAAGATATTCT ATTGCTTTCTTCGTGCTGCCCAGTTTCAATTGTGTTGTCAAATGCCTGCCAACCTGCCAGTCAGAGGATAATCCTCCGAA AGATATGAAGATACGCATGCTGATCTGA
- the LOC113696185 gene encoding azadirone synthase LFS-like isoform X3 codes for MNFDERKLPAASANMAALNCIDLSDSDIQKSVSLLRQACLDSGFFYVVNHGIRPEFMDEVFSQSKRFFSLLLDEKMKLLRNEKNRGYTPLLDEHLDPVNQIHGDYKEGYYIGVEVPEDDPQAEKPFHGPNLWPTADILPGWRETMERYHREALEVARAVARIIALALDLDGNFFDQSEMLGDPIAILRLLHYEGKISEPERGIYGAGAHSDFGLLTLLATDDVIGLQICKGKHVEPQIWEYVSPVKGAFIVNLGDLLERWSNCSFRLLSSCCPVSIVLSNACQPASQRIILRSSHPSHVELTWCRDMKIRMLI; via the exons ATGAATTTCGACGAACGAAAGCTTCCGGCAGCATCTGCAAATATGGCGGCACTGAATTGTATAGACCTCTCTGATTCCGACATACAAAAATCTGTTTCTCTCCTCAGACAG GCTTGCTTGGACTCTGGATTTTTTTATGTAGTCAATCATGGTATCAGACCAGAATTTATGGATGAGGTCTTTTCTCAAAGCAAAAGGTTCTTTAGTCTACTTCTTGATGAAAAGATGAAGCTTCTCAGGAATGAAAAAAACCGTGGTTACACTCCTCTTCTAGATGAGCATCTGGATCCTGTCAACCAGATACATG GAGATTATAAAGAAGGATATTACATTGGTGTGGAAGTACCAGAAGATGATCCGCAAGCCGAAAAACCATTTCATGGACCAAACTTGTGGCCTACGGCAG ATATTTTGCCTGGATGGAGAGAAACTATGGAGAGATACCACCGTGAAGCACT TGAGGTTGCAAGGGCAGTTGCTAGAATTATAGCCCTAGCACTTGACCTGGATGGAAACTTTTTTGATCAATCAGAAATGCTAGGCGATCCTATTGCAATTTTGCGGCTGCTACATTATGAAG GTAAAATCTCTGAACCAGAGAGAGGAATATATGGTGCAGGTGCCCACAGTGACTTTGGCTTGCTTACCTTGTTAGCCACAGATGATGTCATTGGTCTTCAG ATATGCAAGGGCAAGCATGTTGAGCCTCAGATTTGGGAATACGTGTCACCAGTAAAAGG AGCATTTATTGTGAATCTCGGAGATTTACTGGAGCGCTGGAGCAATTGTTCTTTTAG ATTGCTTTCTTCGTGCTGCCCAGTTTCAATTGTGTTGTCAAATGCCTGCCAACCTGCCAGTCAGAGGATAATCCTCCGAA GTTCCCACCCATCACATGTGGAGCTTACTTGGTGCAGAGATATGAAGATACGCATGCTGATCTGA